The following proteins are co-located in the Paludibaculum fermentans genome:
- a CDS encoding HlyD family secretion protein, protein MNRNWKIIAASAAVVAIALGSMAFLSLQGRETTDNAQVDGNLVPVASKVYGNVARVAVNDNQAVQPGDVLVEIDARDYEVKVQQARAALALAESQSAAAAVSVPLTAETTSSNTAGAQAQLQTAEAELLRAQVNLEQSAGSELAYAKANVAAMKANNEKAQADLERMGPLAEKQEISRQQYDAYVAAARVAESQWQAAKEKLDSAGKDTENKRAAIMAARARVDQSKAAVSQARAGQKQVSVRSAEAQSALASIEQAKANLAYAELQLSYTQIKAPVAGVVTRKSVEQGQILQPGQGLLMLIPLQGTWVTANFKETQLRDVRPGQKAEIEVDMLGRKVTGRVDSVAGATGARMSLLPPENATGNFVKVVQRVPVKIVLDKLPEGMLLRPGLNVEATIVTK, encoded by the coding sequence ATGAATCGCAATTGGAAAATCATCGCCGCCAGCGCCGCGGTGGTCGCCATCGCGCTGGGCTCGATGGCCTTCCTGAGCCTGCAGGGCCGGGAGACGACGGACAACGCCCAGGTGGATGGAAACCTGGTGCCGGTGGCCTCGAAGGTGTATGGCAACGTCGCGCGTGTGGCGGTGAACGACAACCAGGCGGTTCAGCCCGGGGATGTCCTGGTCGAGATCGACGCGCGGGATTACGAAGTGAAAGTCCAGCAGGCGCGAGCCGCGCTGGCGCTGGCCGAGAGTCAATCGGCGGCGGCCGCGGTGAGCGTGCCCCTGACGGCCGAGACGACCTCCAGCAACACAGCCGGAGCCCAGGCGCAGTTGCAGACGGCCGAGGCCGAACTGCTGCGGGCACAGGTCAACCTCGAACAGTCCGCCGGCTCGGAACTGGCTTACGCCAAGGCGAATGTGGCGGCGATGAAGGCCAATAACGAGAAGGCGCAGGCGGATCTCGAACGCATGGGCCCGCTGGCCGAGAAGCAGGAGATCTCGCGGCAGCAATATGACGCCTATGTGGCGGCGGCGCGGGTCGCCGAGAGCCAGTGGCAGGCGGCGAAGGAGAAGCTGGACTCGGCCGGCAAGGACACTGAGAACAAACGCGCGGCGATCATGGCGGCCCGGGCGCGGGTGGATCAGTCGAAGGCGGCGGTCTCCCAGGCGCGGGCCGGGCAGAAGCAGGTATCGGTGCGGTCGGCGGAAGCGCAGTCGGCCCTGGCGTCCATTGAGCAGGCCAAGGCCAACCTGGCCTATGCCGAACTGCAGTTGAGCTACACGCAGATCAAGGCTCCGGTGGCGGGCGTGGTGACGCGCAAGAGCGTGGAGCAGGGCCAGATTCTGCAGCCCGGCCAGGGCCTGCTGATGTTGATCCCGCTGCAAGGCACATGGGTGACGGCGAACTTCAAGGAGACGCAGTTGCGCGATGTGCGGCCGGGCCAGAAGGCCGAGATTGAAGTCGACATGCTGGGCCGCAAGGTGACCGGCCGGGTGGATTCCGTGGCCGGAGCGACGGGCGCCCGCATGAGCCTGCTGCCGCCTGAGAACGCGACCGGCAACTTCGTGAAAGTCGTACAGCGGGTGCCGGTGAAGATCGTCCTCGACAAGCTGCCGGAGGGCATGTTGTTGCGCCCCGGGCTGAATGTGGAAGCTACGATCGTGACGAAGTAA
- a CDS encoding TolC family protein has protein sequence MNKVVWLLPLALVAAQGQQPAVKLSLRGAVDLALRQNPQIQIAKLSIAESQQNSVIAKSGLLPQVGLAVSEKVQRGNIEATLGKRIPGFPQHVGPFPIFQPGAEASLSVFDLSLWNRYKASKALVDSETAQELSTREQYVLLVVSQYLGSLRASADITAAQSRYDLAKALFDLASDLQKNGAGTKIDTLRAQVQMQNEQQRLIVARTQFETSLYALARILNVPAVELDDAGSFFQTPEFPGESAVTSALQQRPEMKVLAARMRSLELEEKAAKAENLPKLSVNAGYSLQGTHPNNAIPAYSYAAELSMPIYTGGRIGAVTAKAQIEIKKLQQQRQELENQIGQEVKTSQAELKAARTQVDVANSTVELAKEEVTQARDRFSAGVANNIEVITAQDELARASDQQIAALYRYNQARAELARATGQMELMYAR, from the coding sequence ATGAACAAAGTAGTTTGGCTCCTCCCCCTGGCGCTGGTGGCGGCACAGGGTCAGCAGCCGGCCGTAAAGCTCAGCCTGCGCGGCGCAGTGGATCTGGCTTTGCGGCAGAATCCCCAGATCCAGATTGCCAAGCTCTCCATCGCCGAGAGCCAGCAGAACTCGGTCATCGCGAAGTCCGGGCTGCTGCCCCAGGTTGGTCTTGCGGTCTCTGAGAAGGTCCAGCGCGGCAACATCGAAGCCACCCTGGGCAAGCGGATCCCCGGATTCCCCCAGCACGTCGGTCCCTTCCCCATCTTTCAGCCCGGCGCGGAAGCGTCGCTCTCGGTTTTCGACTTGAGCCTGTGGAACCGCTATAAGGCATCGAAGGCGTTGGTGGACAGCGAGACGGCGCAGGAGCTCTCGACCCGCGAACAGTATGTCCTGCTGGTGGTCTCGCAATACCTCGGCAGTCTGCGGGCCTCCGCCGACATCACAGCAGCGCAATCCCGCTACGATCTGGCGAAGGCGCTCTTCGATCTCGCCTCCGACCTGCAGAAGAACGGCGCGGGTACGAAGATCGACACCCTGCGCGCCCAGGTCCAGATGCAGAACGAGCAGCAGCGGCTGATCGTGGCCAGGACCCAGTTTGAAACCTCTTTGTATGCGCTGGCACGCATTCTGAACGTGCCTGCAGTCGAACTTGACGACGCAGGCAGCTTCTTCCAGACCCCCGAATTCCCGGGTGAGAGCGCGGTGACTTCGGCGCTGCAGCAACGTCCCGAGATGAAGGTGCTGGCCGCCCGCATGCGGAGCTTGGAACTCGAGGAGAAGGCCGCAAAGGCCGAGAATCTCCCCAAATTGAGCGTCAACGCCGGCTACAGCCTGCAGGGCACGCATCCGAACAACGCGATTCCGGCGTACAGCTACGCCGCCGAGCTGAGCATGCCCATCTACACCGGCGGCCGCATTGGCGCGGTCACGGCGAAGGCTCAAATCGAGATCAAGAAGCTGCAGCAGCAGCGGCAGGAGCTGGAGAACCAGATCGGGCAGGAAGTGAAAACGTCGCAGGCGGAACTCAAGGCCGCCCGGACGCAGGTGGATGTGGCCAACTCCACCGTGGAACTGGCCAAGGAAGAGGTCACGCAGGCGCGCGACCGCTTCTCGGCGGGAGTGGCCAACAACATCGAAGTCATCACCGCGCAGGACGAATTGGCGAGGGCCAGCGACCAGCAGATCGCGGCGCTCTACCGCTACAACCAGGCGCGCGCCGAACTGGCGCGAGCCACGGGCCAGATGGAACTGATGTACGCACGCTAA
- a CDS encoding SPL family radical SAM protein — MFSGIAKLARAGGQLEQKARVEYRELDTRHLLNRCTGERMPFEWTINPYRGCEFGCQYCYARYTHEFMEYREPMDFERKIFAKQFDLAGFTAELRTVRPDEWIAIGTATDPYQPAERRYGLTRKVLEVFARRQSFNIAITTKSDLVARDVDLLVKIARSNNVRVNMTVTTTDAALARLLEPMAPRPDLRLAALRLLSSQGIETSVFACPVMPAINDSKESLAAVAKAAVEAGAKNFGAQVVFLRDSARAVFVPFLERSFPHLARSYRDHFDKQATIRGAYPDRIKEILRELRAEYGLSARWPENAPKWQASFDFSTSEPADNSALVDISAPKYRQRERSSC, encoded by the coding sequence ATGTTCTCCGGCATCGCCAAACTGGCCCGAGCTGGCGGGCAGTTGGAGCAGAAGGCGCGGGTCGAATACCGGGAACTGGACACGCGCCATCTGCTCAACCGCTGCACAGGGGAGCGCATGCCCTTCGAGTGGACGATCAACCCCTATCGCGGCTGCGAGTTTGGCTGCCAATACTGCTATGCACGCTATACCCATGAATTCATGGAGTATCGCGAACCGATGGACTTTGAACGGAAGATCTTTGCCAAGCAGTTTGACCTCGCCGGATTCACGGCCGAGTTACGCACGGTCCGGCCGGACGAGTGGATCGCGATCGGGACGGCCACGGATCCCTACCAACCAGCGGAGCGGCGCTACGGCCTCACGCGCAAGGTGCTGGAGGTCTTTGCCCGGCGGCAGAGCTTCAACATTGCCATCACGACCAAGTCCGACCTCGTGGCGCGCGATGTGGATCTCTTAGTGAAGATCGCGCGATCGAACAATGTCCGGGTGAACATGACGGTTACAACCACTGATGCCGCCCTGGCTCGTCTGCTGGAACCGATGGCTCCTAGGCCGGACCTGCGGCTGGCGGCACTTCGCTTGCTTAGCTCACAAGGCATTGAAACCAGTGTCTTTGCCTGCCCGGTGATGCCTGCCATCAACGACTCGAAGGAGAGCCTGGCCGCCGTCGCCAAAGCGGCCGTGGAGGCGGGCGCGAAGAACTTTGGGGCCCAGGTTGTCTTCCTGCGCGACAGCGCGCGAGCGGTGTTTGTGCCGTTCCTGGAGAGGTCATTTCCGCACCTGGCCCGGTCATACCGGGACCACTTCGACAAACAAGCGACGATCCGCGGCGCCTACCCCGACCGGATCAAGGAGATCCTCCGTGAGCTGAGGGCGGAGTACGGCTTGTCCGCCCGTTGGCCGGAAAATGCACCCAAGTGGCAAGCTTCTTTCGACTTCTCCACCAGCGAGCCTGCCGATAATTCGGCACTTGTCGACATTTCGGCGCCGAAATATCGGCAACGCGAGCGATCTTCCTGTTAA